The Alistipes finegoldii DSM 17242 DNA segment GACCGCGATTTCGCCCGCAGCCGGGGCATTCCGACCCGCGTGATCTCCTACGTGATGGCGGCGCTGATCGCCGTGACGATCGTCCTCTCGATCCGCATCATGGGAATCGTCCTGCTGATTTCGCTGCTCACGATGCCCGTTGCCATAGTCAATTCGCTCTCGCGCTCGTACCGGACCATCGCGCTCTGCGCGCCGCTGGTCGCCGTGGCGGGCAACGTCGCCGGACTCGTCGCAAGCTACAATTTCGAAGTTCCGCCCGGAGCAGCCATAATATTTACACTCACCCTTACGCTTATTGTAGTAAAACTATTACCTTTGCGTAACAAAAAAGCCGGTGCCGCCGCATGAAAACCATCCATAAACTCGTACTGAAAGCCTACTTGGGGCCGATGGTCCTCACGTTTTTCATCGTGATGTTCGTCCTGATGATGAACATCGTGTGGCGTTACATCGACGAGCTGGTGGGCAAAGGACTCAGCGCAGGCATCATCATCGAGCTGATGACCTACTTCATGGCCAACATGATCCCGCTGGGACTGCCGCTGGCCATGCTGCTGGCGGCCATCATGACCATGGGCAATCTGGGAGAGAACTACGAGCTGCTGGCCATGAAGTCGGCCGGCATGTCGCTCATACGCATCACCAAGCCGCTGATTATTCTGGTAAGCCTGATCTCCGTGGGCAGCTTCTTCATCGGCAACAACCTCGTGCCGTACGCCAACAAAAAGGTGTTCAGCATCCTGTACGACATCCGCCAGCAGAAACAGAGTCTCGAATTTCAGGACGGACTGTTCTTCAACGGCATCGACAACATGTCGATCCGCGTCAGCAGGCAGGAACCCGAAACGCATCTGCTGCACGACGTGCTGATATACGACAACCGCGCGGCCAACGGCGACATGAACACCATCGTGGCCGATTCGGGATACATCCGTCTTTCGGACGACAAGAAATACCTGCTGGTGACGCTTTTCAACGGCGAGACCTACGAGCAGACCCGCAGCAGCCAGTGGTTCACCCAGAGCAAACTGCGCCACCATATCTTCGAAAAGCAGGATCAGGTGATCCCGATGGAGGGCTTCGCGATGGGCCGCACCGACGCCAACCAGTTTTCGAACAGCCAGACGAAGAATATCAACGAGCTGCAGCACGACATCGACTCGCTCGAAAAAATGGTGAACAGCGCGACGACGCGCTCGTACGAACCGCTGCTCAAGGAGCAGATTTTCTCCCGCGACAACTCGGTGCTCCCGCAGCCCGACAGTCTCCGCATCGACAAGAGCCGGTTCCGCGACATGGCGACGATGGACTCCATCGCTACGCTGCAGATGCGGGAAAAGGAGCGCGTATGGAATCAGGCGCGCACGCTGGCCAAGAACTCCCGCAACATGTTCTCGTTCGACGAGTCGGCGGCAAAAGAGGCGCTCAACCAGCTCTACCGCAGCAAAGTCGAATGGCACAAGAAGATGTCGCTGCCGGTGTCGATCATGATCTTCTTCCTGATCGGCGCACCGCT contains these protein-coding regions:
- a CDS encoding LptF/LptG family permease, translating into MKTIHKLVLKAYLGPMVLTFFIVMFVLMMNIVWRYIDELVGKGLSAGIIIELMTYFMANMIPLGLPLAMLLAAIMTMGNLGENYELLAMKSAGMSLIRITKPLIILVSLISVGSFFIGNNLVPYANKKVFSILYDIRQQKQSLEFQDGLFFNGIDNMSIRVSRQEPETHLLHDVLIYDNRAANGDMNTIVADSGYIRLSDDKKYLLVTLFNGETYEQTRSSQWFTQSKLRHHIFEKQDQVIPMEGFAMGRTDANQFSNSQTKNINELQHDIDSLEKMVNSATTRSYEPLLKEQIFSRDNSVLPQPDSLRIDKSRFRDMATMDSIATLQMREKERVWNQARTLAKNSRNMFSFDESAAKEALNQLYRSKVEWHKKMSLPVSIMIFFLIGAPLGAIIRKGGLGLPVVVSIIFFVIYYIISLSGEKLAKEGSWDAVYGMWLSTFILTPIAIYLTYKATNDSALLDTDWYAGKFKALYERMRPAINKLKNAIKLKRNGKKHDSE